From the genome of Vigna angularis cultivar LongXiaoDou No.4 chromosome 11, ASM1680809v1, whole genome shotgun sequence, one region includes:
- the LOC108333279 gene encoding shikimate O-hydroxycinnamoyltransferase, producing MISVKESTMVQPAEATQRKVLWNSDLDLLVGNYHTPSVYFYNPNGASNFFHSNILKEALSKTLVIFYPMAARLRRGDDHRVEIYCDGQGVLFVEAHATVAMDHFTENLHHRNLIPTVDYSAGIETYPIVVLQITYFKCGGVSLGVGLQHHVADGASGIQFINAWSDVARGLDISVPPFIDKTLLRARDPPQPVFPHHEYQLSPPAAATTTTTVVASILKLTRHQLDTLKDKWKEGGNSIKYSTYEMLAAHIWISVCKARGLGAEQETRLYIPIDGRGRLQPPLPPGYFGNVIFSTIPVAVVGELVSKPTWYAADKIHKAIMRMDNEYLRSAVDYLELQPDLNGLVRGAHTFACPNVGINSWVKFPIYDADFGWGRPIFMRPGWIIHEGLSIIIPTSTNDGSLYLTIALPPHHMNLFQQFFFDI from the exons ATGATTAGTGTGAAGGAGTCGACAATGGTGCAACCTGCGGAGGCGACACAGCGGAAGGTGTTGTGGAACTCAGATCTGGATTTGCTGGTGGGGAATTACCACACTCCCAGTGTCTATTTCTACAACCCAAACGGAGCTTCCAATTTCTTCCATTCCAACATCTTGAAAGAAGCTCTCAGTAAGACCCTCGTCATTTTCTACCCGATGGCCGCCCGTCTCCGCCGCGGTGACGACCACCGCGTGGAGATTTATTGTGACGGTCAAGGTGTACTCTTCGTTGAGGCTCATGCCACCGTTGCCATGGACCACTTCACTGAAAACCTTCACCATCGCAACCTTATCCCCACGGTGGATTATTCCGCCGGTATTGAAACATATCCGATAGTGGTGTTACAG ATAACATATTTCAAATGTGGAGGGGTGTCATTAGGTGTTGGTCTGCAACACCACGTGGCAGATGGAGCATCCGGGATTCAGTTCATCAATGCATGGTCCGATGTGGCTCGTGGCTTAGACATTTCCGTTCCTCCGTTCATTGACAAGACCCTACTTCGTGCCAGGGACCCACCTCAACCTGTTTTTCCTCACCACGAATACCAGCTCTCACCACCCGCCGCTGCCACCACCACCACTACTGTAGTTGCCTCTATCTTAAAATTGACTCGTCACCAACTGGACACCCTCAAGGATAAGTGGAAAGAAGGTGGCAACAGCATCAAATATAGCACTTACGAGATGTTGGCAGCTCATATATGGATAAGTGTGTGCAAAGCAAGAGGCCTTGGTGCTGAGCAAGAAACCAGACTGTATATTCCGATTGATGGAAGGGGGAGGCTGCAACCTCCCCTCCCTCCTGGTTACTTTGGCAATGTCATTTTCTCCACCATTCCCGTCGCAGTGGTAGGAGAACTCGTGTCAAAACCTACATGGTATGCTGCGGACAAAATCCATAAAGCAATAATGAGAATGGACAACGAATATTTGAGGTCAGCTGTTGACTATCTAGAGCTACAACCTGATCTGAATGGTCTTGTTCGTGGGGCACATACTTTTGCTTGTCCAAATGTTGGTATCAATAGCTGGGTCAAGTTTCCGATCTATGATGCTGACTTTGGTTGGGGAAGACCCATCTTCATGAGACCTGGTTGGATTATACACGAGGGGCTATCAATCATAATTCCAACCTCAACAAATGATGGCAGCTTATACTTGACAATTGCTCTACCACCTCACCATATGAACTTGTTTCAACAATTCTTTTTTGACATTTGA